TGAGGGTTTAGGCCACACTACTGcgactgttggacccttgagtgAGACCCCTAACCATCGGTTATGTGGGTTGTATTTAGTTGTAAGTTGATTTGTATAAAACCTGCAGCAACTTTTTCTTCTTTAGAGTAAATATGCTGTTTTCTCATAAGGTAATGACAGTGGATGAAAAGAAGCTGATCAAGAAGCTTTCCAAGTGTGACTTCACCAACATCCATAAATACTTTGAGGAAAAATCATTGGAAAAGAAGAACATGACCAAAGGAGAAAAGCAGGTACATTAGGGAAACGAGTATTATACACTTTTGATTTTGGTTTAAATCCTTAGTAAACGTCAATTTGGATaatatgtaaaatgcaataaaacagaaaatagaGATTTGTAAATTTACTTTGACCCATATTTGAACAAAAATAGTATGGTGGGGGTTTCTTTTGAGTGCTATGGGTTGGATAATATGCAAGTTCACGAAACCACTGTTTTTACACCGGACCCCCTTAAAGGCTTCACAACATGCTCTCAAACTTATACGTAATGTCTGTCTATTGAACCACAATGCCCCAAAAAGCAATGATTTTATACTATGCACATCTTAAGTACTAATTTATTTGTGGTGTAAATACTAGTTTACCATTTTGAACCATTTGAAACCAGTGTTTAAACTATAAaccatatttatgtattatgcACTAAAAGTTTAATTATTGTAATAGCCATATTAACCACCCACAGTTCATGTCAGTTTTTTATGCAGTGGATAGCTTGTGTCTTAATAAACCAAATAATTTATTAACCCTGTCACTTAGGTTTTAAAGGATGAAGCCAATAGGCTTACTGAGGAATATGGTTTTTGTCTGCTGGATggacataaagaaaaaataggTAACTTCCGCGTGGAGCCCCCAGGGTTGTTTAGAGGACGAGGTGAGCATCCCAAAATGGGCAAACTGAAAAAACGTGTCCAGCCTGAGGATGTAATAATTAACTGCAGCACGTAAGTAAATGCCTGAAAAAAGGCAAGCTCAGACATGTGTAGCCCCCTAAGGGTATTATGAAGTCCTGTCACAGATGTTTTTAGGCATATTTTTCAGTGTGCtgaatatatgaatattttatGGAATTTTTTCATATTAGAAATTCTGATTTGTACATCAAAGACAGAATTTTAAGTgaagttgttttatttttttgttattgtcagAGATGCAAAGATCCCAGAGCCACCGGCAGGTCACCAGTGGAAGAGAGTACAACATGATAACACAGTCACCTGGTTGGCTTCCTGGGTGGAAAACATCCATGGACACATCAAGTACATCATGCTTAACCCCAGCTCCAAACTTAAGGTAAAACATTTTTCCTTGTGTTGGTTTACTTTGgacctacactatatggcctaaagtaAGTGAACACCCCTCATAATAACTGAACTTGGGTGATTTGAATACAACTGATTTtacacagtgagtgtacaacTGAATCTCGTTGTACTTGTACAATGACAGTAAAGGTATTCATATTGGAAAATTATTATGTTTCTGACTTTGTAGCCAAAGTTTAAGGAACTCTCTTTCCTGTTTCAGTTTGCTAATGCCcttatgcacaaagcaagggcCATAAAGTCATGGTTTCATACGTTTGGTGTGGTGGCACTCCAGTGGCATGCATTGAGCACTGACCTCAACTTGTATTAAATGGATTGTTgatgagccaggcctttttgtccgacatcagtgtctgaccacaCAAATAATCATAGCATTTATGCTATGAACCATCCACTATACcacatcctaaaggtgcaccaTTGGAGCTGAGTGTTTTCAATGGTGCCCCCAGTTGCCAGATTTGAATCTATGTCATGTTCCCAAAACCATTTTGAGATGACCTTTGCTTTCTTGCATGGTGCATGGTCAGTAGTTgttgtaaattaataaattaaggaTATTAAGAGATGTGTGTAGTCAGCAACAATAATCATATAGCCTATGGCATTTGCCAATGCTTGATCCATTTATAGGCTTAATTgtgctaaaaaaacaaaacattgccCACATCATTACTCCACCAACACCAAGCCTAAACTGTTTTTACAAGACCGGTTGGGCCCATGGATTTATCCTGCTTATTTTGAACATTTTCCTAGGCTCTGCATGACAAAACTGTCCAGGTTTAGTGAGCCTGTACCCACGGTTTCCTGTTTTTGGTGGACTGGAGTGGAGCCCATTGTGCTCTTCTGCTGTTGTAGCCTTTTCTGTTCAGTGTTTGAAGTGCTGTGTGTTTTGACAGAGAGGTTATTTGAGTTTAATAGCCTTGCTCTCCCCTTCAGTCAGTCTGGTCATTTTTCTCCAGCCTTTCTAATTGAAGTGTTTGTGTTCACAGAACTGCCAGTGTTTGTTTTTGCATCATTTTTGTAGATTTTAATGTCTGTTATTTGTAAAGATCCCAGAAACACTCACCCAATGGCTGGTGATTATACGggagttcttcaaaaagtttccgcactttaagaaaaaattatgtttattaagaatttcaaaaacagatgacatcacttttctacatagtcatcACCATCCGGAGCTTTTTtttccagcgtcataccaactttttaatgccatcagctttgagcatgtagccattgGTGCACCGATGCTTTAACATCATCACAAATTTTTTtcccccttaaagcttctttgagcggtccagaaatgtggaaattagATGGCACTAagtccagactataagctctctctgtctttcagacacaaccaattactactcctgccctcaccatttccaaccaaaatataaaagatcccttgtataataataataataattttttataacaTGTACTATATTGCCTTTTTAATGTTACAAGGGTGAGAAGGACTGGGAGAAGTATGAAACTGCTCGTAAACTGAAAGAGAGAGTGGATGCGATCAGAAGTGAATACCAAAGGGCCTGGACTTCTCGTGAGATGAAACAAAGACAGCGAGGAGTGGCTTTGTACTTCATTGATAAGGTATATTATCTTTACGAGACTTCTAGaacactttctctgtttcctaattttaaatactgtgttttgtgtgtgtgtgtgtgtgtgtgtgcatgtgtgtgtagctaGCTTTAAGAGCTGGCAATGAGAAGGATGATGACACTGCCGACACAGTGGGCTGCTGCTCTCTTCGTGTAGAGCACATAACCCTTCACCGGGAGCTGGATAGTCAGGAATATGTGGTGGAGTTTGACTTTCTGGGCAAAGACTCAATCCGCTACTACAACAAAGTGCCTGTAGAGAAACAAGTAAgcactgcttttttatttaagttacatatttatttgtttattatgacaGAAAATGCTCCTTGAAATGTGACAAAAAAGATCATAGGAGAGTAAAACAAAAGTTGTTTctgggcactggcgctatactgGCGCCTGGTTGACAttactggcgctatacgcctggttgccagattagtgttttttcagccaaattgggcttaattcaaaattgttttgcatagtttgtacctacctcagaaataaaagggcattcattatttagataaataaaagataatcacaaatacagtattttattttatttttttaagagaaataataaaaaaaactttgtcatcatttgtatTCAAAAAAATCGAGACAAAATCATATTGTGAatccagtatcgtgaatcgcattgcatcgtgggtagagtgtatcattacatccctattaTTTTGGAAAAGTTTAATCCACAATTTTTGAacatacaattgtgactgaatgcaGTGCAGGCAATTGAGTGtaaaggggcccaacagtggcaacttggtggtggtggggcaaccttcagattactaggccagtattttatttttattattattattttttatttttttttacttatgcattttctcgcaatttagcatagtcagtttgtcttccactgctggaggatccctgattgttgtcaaggtgggtatattgctgctcacacctcctccgacccacatgCAGCCCTTGGTGgagccctttttcacctatgcactctgcacaggcgcctctctgcCAAttggggtccttacacagcgtttgaggaccccacccacatagtccgatcATCCCGTCAtagcagaactgtgtctgctgcaggcactgccaattatgcctgctagatggcgcccagccaaccagtggcaatgccgagCTTTGAACCaaggaatatcccactgtggcACCTGTGTGGCTAGGCCAGTATTTTAATCGCTGACCTACACAGTTGGGAGAGAGACATTTAATAACCACAGAACATATTAGCCTGTAGCACATTCATGTTGCAGCAGTTAAAGGCCCTTTCTCAAGTGTATTTTAAGGTCATTATTAATTTCATACACCTTTTAACAATAGGTGTGGGTAAGCAACTGAATAAggcagggtgtccacatacatttgatcatatagtgtatattgctTTGGCTCTAGGACACTTGgatttaatgtgtttttctaataattattaaaacccTCTCTGTCACTTAATCAGTTCTGACTTTTTAGTTATGATTAATACTATTataatgggtttttttttatttctgagttGACAGACCTAAGCCAATAGATAATTTTTGTAGCTAATGCTGTGATCTAAAGTTTGTAAAACATGCATttaggtttttaaaaacctgaAGCTTTTCTTGGAATCCAAGGATCCAGAAGATGATCTTTTTGACAGAATCTGTGTAAGCACATTTCTTCTCACTacaaatttaatattaatttaaagaccTGTATGACTTTATGAATTATAATTGGGAAGGTGTGTCTTGGCAGACTACCTACCTCAATAAAAAACTGAATGAAGCGATGCCAGGACTGACGGCCAAAGTGTTTCGAACTTTTAATGCTTCCACCACTCTGCAGGAGCAGCTGAAAAACCTCACGTCTGGTCAGTACATGCTGTACAGTACTATTTATATTCTTAAATGAGATGTAGAAATGGCTTTTAAAATGGTATAAAAATGGGTATGTGCCAAAAGAGGTTAAGTACTTCAACTGGTAATTTTGCAAAACCTATtacaagaaaagttgggactattgtaaaatgcagtaaatacaagaatctgtgatttggccgctcaggtggcgcagcggtaaaaagacacgctgcaaccaggacTGGATTCTGAGTATgtagtatcgaatccagctctgcttcaccggttcgaagctgagtggctgtatgttcaacgattggccggttgctcagttggggggtgggacaaagaaccggatgtgggtctctctctgtcggaatgcgattacgacctctgctggctgattagaggcgcttgcacaagagatgagggagTGCCCttagagtgtgtctctccgcatgcaacgctaggtggcgccaaactcataacaatgtgtgggtggcaaaaatgcatccggcctccgctcatgtttcggaggggatgtgggttagcttctatctcctcggtcagggcagagttcggcatagacagagaggaagcacgatgcaaattgaacaattggatgcgctaaagggggagaaaaagggaaaaaaaaaaactgtgattTGGTCATTCAAAACCTTTGTTTGATGGACAGAAGTATAAAGAAAAGATGTACAATGTTTTACTGACAAACCTAATTGTactttgttaatattatttaaatacatagaGAGAACTAATTAggacatttttttattaattatagaaATACTACATGTTGTCTGTTAATCAGCCAAAAAAAAGCCATACCAGCTTTTGATGTAAAGGCTCAATTAAGAAGTACATGGTTAAAAAATTCACCAAGGTAAATTCAGCACAAATAGAAATGACCACTGCTGGAAACATATTCTTGAATCCAGTCATTTAAGACAACATAACCATCAGTTGCTTGTTTTGAATACTGCAGAAAGTCTAAGTCATATATGTATGTGGCTGGGTCTTATACTTCTGATGAATCATTTTTCTGATGAGCCCCATTTATCAATTCTATTCAAGTCTGTGGGACGAGCGAAACTGATCCTGCAATAGTGTTTGAGATGCCGTATGAAAGGATATTTTACACAGTTTCATATTGACCTTAATTTTCCACAACTACCACTGGCACTTACATAAatttgtgtgtataaatgttagATGATATGACACCAGAGGAAAAGATCCTGGCTTATAATCGTGCAAATCGAGCTGTGGCTATACTCTGCAACCACCAGAGGGCAGCGCCCAAAACGTTTGAGAAGTCAATGCTGGCTCTACAGGAGAAGGTAAGCATGTACCAGCTGTGCAATTCCAGTTTAAAGAAATAACCCTGTAATGGCAGTTATTGGTGACGTAAGCAAATTCAGTTAAAGTTTCATCAGTGCCAGTCTCCAGAAAAagtggggcagcacggtggcttagtgggtagcactgtcgcctcacagcaagaaggtcctgggttcgaaccccaggtggggcggtccgggtcctttctgtgtggagtttgcatgttctccccgtgtctgcgtgggtttactccgggtgctccggtttcctcccacagtccaaagacatgcaagtgaggtgaattggagatactaaattgtccaagactgtgtttgatataaccttgtgaactgataaactttgtgtaatgagtaactacctgtcctgtcatgaatgtaaccaaagtgtaaaaacatgatgttaaaatcctaataaaacaaacaaaccagaaaAAGTGCACCTGCTTGTAGTATTGTTGGTAGCATATCTAGatttgttttaatgtgtatattCTACTTTTCGATGCTCTAAAGCCATAGATGGCATGTGgcatttatgtttacattatttatgaAGCAGTATTGCTTTTTGTTAGTATCAACTCTTAAAAGCTATTTGCAAACGTCTGCACTTATCTTGGATCAGTGTTTGTCTTGTTTATCCTCAAAAGTGCACTTGTGTGGGCTGCCAGTGGGGGCGGACAAATCCTCAGTTCCTTAACTAGCTCCTAAGCACCACGAAAGTAAACATTGTCCAGCAGCTATGTGTTTTGGTTgcagaaaaaaactgaaatatatgGGACATTgtatattcagcatatcaaaTTAGTtatgtatgggtgtgttttgaaaaaaaaaaaattactttctttaaaaatcttgcATCCATATCCTGTTTCTTAATCCCAAGGAAGATGGAAGCTGCCATTGAGAAAAAGGCATAAGACAGCCCACTTGAAATTTCCATGTAAAGCAAAAAAGATTCTGTGGTCTTATGAGAgaaaaatttaactttttggGTAAACcatttggtggaaaaggggcacTGCACATCATCTGACCAATACCATCCCTACAGTAAAACATGgtagtggcagcatcatgctataggGGTACTACTCAGAGGTGAGAACATGGAGACCAATAAGAATTAGGAAAGGGAGAACCTCAGCCAAATACAGAAACTTCTCTGAAGAAAATAGTGGTGAGCAGTTGGAGCTGGTTTACGTCACACCACTGTTGGGCTGTTAAGCAAGGGCATTAAACTTTAAGTACTtggattatatttatttacaaaatataaatgctgtaaatgtaaaaactcaTCCAAAGTGCACACAATCTCAGATTTGGGTGATTGTTCACTTTAAACCCGACAATGACCCATAGCATAcaaccaaaacaacactggggtGGCTTTGGACTCTGAATGTCTATAAGTGGCCCATCTAAAGCCCAGATCTGTGGAGtgacctgaagatggcagtcTTGACGGTGCTTGAAAGTCTGCTATAAAGAATGGGATATACTTTTTAAATCCAGGTTTacaaagctgtaattgctgccaacaGGGTTTCTACAAAGTATTTGAATAGGTTTTGAAATTTTATACTCGTGAATAAGGGTTTTTTTATTTCGTGAGACTAAAAAATGTTTTCAGTTGGTCATCATGGGTGATTAAGTGCAGAGTAATGGGTAAATCCACAACAAAGagcaaaaagtcaaagtaaatgaataCTGTCAGTATTCTATGTGTGAGATAGGCTTCTGTAATAACTCGAAACTTTGCTGCAGAGCTAGATATGGTTTTAAAGTCTATATCAGTTGAATGATAAATCAAACAAAGTAAATAATTAGTTTAGCAGTTAGTATTTTAGCaaagcaggatattttgttaatgcaGTCATGTCACAATTACTCACACCTACATAATACTGCTAATTTTGTTACCCAACTTTttggtcatacagactagcatcagattccccccccccccctttttctccccctttagcgcattcaattgttcagtttgcatcgtgcttccccTCGGTCTATgctgaaccctgccctgactgaggagatcgaagctaacccacatcccctccgaaacttatgagtttggcgccacctagcgctg
This DNA window, taken from Trichomycterus rosablanca isolate fTriRos1 chromosome 3, fTriRos1.hap1, whole genome shotgun sequence, encodes the following:
- the top1mt gene encoding DNA topoisomerase I, mitochondrial, which gives rise to MKTFYNALTLFIHFSGRVNRHARAGYCIRQYARAAEKVLVSRWEEGKHADGQKWKSLEHKGLLFPPEYEPLPSDVSFVYDGKPVKLSLATEEVATFYAKMLEHDYTSKEIFQNNFFTDWKEVMTVDEKKLIKKLSKCDFTNIHKYFEEKSLEKKNMTKGEKQVLKDEANRLTEEYGFCLLDGHKEKIGNFRVEPPGLFRGRGEHPKMGKLKKRVQPEDVIINCSTDAKIPEPPAGHQWKRVQHDNTVTWLASWVENIHGHIKYIMLNPSSKLKGEKDWEKYETARKLKERVDAIRSEYQRAWTSREMKQRQRGVALYFIDKLALRAGNEKDDDTADTVGCCSLRVEHITLHRELDSQEYVVEFDFLGKDSIRYYNKVPVEKQVFKNLKLFLESKDPEDDLFDRICTTYLNKKLNEAMPGLTAKVFRTFNASTTLQEQLKNLTSDDMTPEEKILAYNRANRAVAILCNHQRAAPKTFEKSMLALQEKIKKKKEEVDNAKKELKQAKKSHKDLPTAKSMKLLEKKEKTLKRLTGQLKNLKLKETDREENKVIALGTSKLNYLDPRITVAWCKKHSIPVEKIYNKTQRDKFAWAIDMADENFQF